Proteins encoded together in one Solanum lycopersicum chromosome 7, SLM_r2.1 window:
- the LOC101250819 gene encoding butanoate--CoA ligase AAE1-like: MTTLLISSNVALRSFNDLNRLVQLHPRTQRVQLRCKLAGDIETDESRILLEGVVTSSANYVPLTPISFLERAADVYGDRTSVVFGSSVKYTWEETHSRCLKLASALVQLGISRGDVVAALAPNVPAMQELHFAVPMAEAVLCTLNTRLDSSMVAHLLKHSEAKMIFVDQQFLQIAQQALSLLSKDKTIKPPILILIPESNNSSPPVSNIHEYENLLSSGSSNFAIRWPKSEFDPISINYTSGTTSSPKGVVYNHRGAYLNSISTFLCHGMAPMPTYLWTLPMFHCNGWCMNWGVAALGGTNVCLRHVSAKDIFESISVNKVTHMSAAPIVLSMMANASPNDRKPLPHKVDILIGGSPPPPQIISKMEQLGFGVSHGYGLTETYSAATSCLWKPEWDSLPLEERAALKSRQGVQVLCIEKVDVRDPDTMKNVPADGKSIGEIVCRGNTVMSGYLKDVKATEEAFKGGWFHTGDVAVKHPDGYIEIKDRLKDIIISGGENISTLEVEGVLHSHPAVVEAAVVARPDDHWGQTPCAFVKLKEGSEEITSDEIIKYCRDHLPHYMAPRTVLFEDLPTTSTGKVQKFILREKAKALGSLFSTERNV; encoded by the exons ATGACTACATTGTTGATAAGCTCAAATGTTGCATTGAGGTCCTTTAATGACCTCAACCGATTAGTCCAATTACACCCTCGCACTCAAAGGGTCCAGCTGAGGTGCAAACTTGCTGGTGACATTGAAACAGATGAGTCCCGAATATTACTGGAGGGTGTTGTTACAAGTTCCGCTAATTATGTTCCATTGACACCAATAAGTTTCTTGGAAAGAGCAGCAGATGTTTATGGCGATAGGACTTCGGTTGTGTTTGGGTCTAGTGTGAAGTATACATGGGAAGAGACACATTCTAGGTGTCTAAAACTTGCTTCTGCTTTGGTTCAGCTGGGGATTTCAAGGGGAGATGTG GTTGCAGCTTTGGCTCCAAATGTACCAGCAATGCAGGAGCTGCATTTTGCAGTACCAATGGCGGAAGCAGTTCTCTGCACATTAAATACTCGTCTTGATTCATCAATGGTTGCTCATTTGCTGAAACATTCAGAAGCCAAGATGATATTTGTTGATCAACAATTCCTCCAAATTGCTCAACAAGCACTTTCTCTTCTTTCAAAAGACAAAACAATTAAACCACCAATTCTTATATTAATCCCCGAATCTAACAATTCATCTCCTCCCGTATCTAACATTCACGAATACGAAAATCTTTTGTCAAGTGGGAGTAGCAATTTTGCAATAAGATGGCCAAAAAGTGAATTTGATCCGATCAGTATCAATTATACTTCCGGTACAACATCCTCGCCCAAAGGGGTCGTGTACAATCACAGAGGCGCATATCTCAATTCAATTTCTACTTTCCTATGTCATGGCATGGCTCCGATGCCAACGTACCTTTGGACACTTCCAATGTTTCACTGCAATGGATGGTGCATGAATTGGGGAGTGGCTGCACTTGGTGGCACAAATGTTTGCCTTAGACATGTCTCAGCGAAAGATATATTTGAAAGTATTTCTGTCAACAAGGTCACACATATGAGTGCAGCACCAATTGTCTTGAGTATGATGGCAAATGCTTCACCAAATGACAGGAAACCACTTCCCCATAAGGTCGATATACTGATAGGCGGTTCACCACCGCCTCCacaaattatttccaaaatgGAACAACTCGGATTTGGAGTATCCCATGGATATGGACTAACAGAAACTTATAGTGCTGCTACGAGTTGCTTGTGGAAGCCTGAGTGGGATTCTTTGCCCCTTGAGGAACGAGCTGCGCTTAAATCAAGACAAGGGGTACAAGTTCTTTGTATAGAAAAAGTTGACGTTAGAGACCCGGATACCATGAAAAATGTTCCAGCTGATGGAAAGAGCATTGGTGAGATTGTGTGCAGAGGAAATACTGTGATGAGTGGATATTTGAAAGATGTTAAAGCAACCGAAGAAGCTTTTAAAGGCGGATGGTTTCATACTGGTGATGTTGCAGTGAAACATCCAGATGGATATATAGAAATTAAGGATCGGCTGAAAGATATTATAATATCTGGAGGTGAAAACATAAGCACACTCGAAGTGGAAGGAGTATTACATAGTCATCCTGCAGTTGTTGAGGCAGCAGTAGTCGCACGACCAGATGATCATTGGGGACAAACACCTTGTGCATTTGTGAAGCTGAAAGAAGGATCTGAAGAAATAACTTcagatgaaataattaaatattgtaGAGATCATTTACCACATTACATGGCACCTCGAACAGTCTTATTTGAAGATTTACCAACAACTTCAACTGGCAAGGTACAAAAATTCATCTTGAGAGAGAAAGCAAAAGCTTTGGGCAGTCTTTTCAGCACTGAAAGAAATGTGTAA
- the LOC101251107 gene encoding butanoate--CoA ligase AAE1, with translation MNKLFKVSLRFFNGLNRTNHGLRHLSQFAADFETRLLEGVVTNSANYVPLTPISFLERAADVYRDRTSVVFGSSVKYTWEETHSRCLKLASALVQLGISRGDVVAALAPNVPAMQELHFAVPMAEAVLCTLNTRLDSSMVANLLKHSEAKIIFVDQQLLQVAQQALTLLSKDKIKTPILVLIPEYENSSSTYDIHTYENLLSSGSSNFTIRWPKSEFDPISINYTSGTMSSPKGVVYNHRGAYLNSIATFLSHGMGSMPTYLWTVPMFHCNGWCMVWGMAALGGTNVCLRNVSAKDIFQNISLYKVNHMSAAPTVLNMMANCPPNDRKPLPHKVEIFTGGSPAPPQILSKIEELGFGVTHAYGLTETYSAATSCLWKPEWDSLPLEERAALKSRQGVQVLCVEKVEVRDPETMEKVPADGKSIGEIVCRGNTVMSGYLKDAKATEEAFKGGWFHSGDLAVKHPDGYIEIKDRLKDIIISGGENISTLEVERVLYSHPAVVEAAVVARPDDRWGQTPCAFITLKEGFDEITEEQIINFCRDHLPRYMAPRTVLFEDLPKTSTGKVQKFILREKAKALGSLFSTEKRSAASC, from the exons ATGAATAAACTCTTCAAAGTGTCTCTCAGGTTCTTTAATGGCCTAAACCGAACcaatcatggactccgtcaccTGTCTCAATTTGCTGCTGACTTTGAAACTAGATTACTGGAGGGTGTTGTTACTAATTCCGCTAATTATGTTCCATTGACACCAATAAGTTTCTTGGAAAGAGCAGCAGATGTTTATCGCGATAGGACTTCGGTTGTGTTTGGGTCTAGTGTGAAGTATACATGGGAAGAGACACATTCTAGGTGTCTAAAACTTGCTTCTGCTTTGGTTCAGCTAGGGATTTCAAGGGGAGATGTG GTTGCAGCTTTGGCTCCGAATGTACCAGCAATGCAGGAGCTGCATTTTGCAGTACCAATGGCAGAAGCAGTTCTTTGTACATTAAATACTCGTCTTGATTCATCAATGGTTGCTAACTTGCTTAAACATTCAGAAGCGAAGATCATATTCGTTGATCAACAATTGCTCCAAGTTGCTCAACAAGCACTCACTCTTCTTTcaaaagacaaaattaaaacaCCAATTCTAGTGCTAATACCTGAGTATGAGAATTCCTCTTCGACATATGACATTCACACATACGAAAATCTTTTGTCAAGTGGGAGTAGCAATTTTACAATAAGATGGCCAAAAAGTGAATTTGATCCGATCAGTATCAATTATACTTCTGGCACAATGTCCTCACCCAAAGGGGTCGTGTACAATCACAGAGGTGCATATCTCAATTCTATTGCTACTTTCCTATCTCATGGCATGGGCTCGATGCCTACATACCTTTGGACAGTTCCAATGTTTCACTGCAACGGATGGTGCATGGTTTGGGGAATGGCTGCACTTGGTGGCACAAACGTTTGCCTAAGGAATGTCTCTGCAAaagatatatttcaaaatatttctctgTACAAGGTCAACCATATGAGTGCAGCACCAACTGTCTTGAATATGATGGCAAATTGTCCACCAAATGACAGGAAGCCACTCCCCCATAAGGTCGAAATATTTACAGGCGGATCACCAGCGCCTCCACAGATCCTTTCCAAAATAGAGGAGCTTGGCTTTGGTGTAACTCACGCATATGGACTAACAGAAACTTATAGTGCTGCTACGAGTTGCTTGTGGAAGCCTGAGTGGGATTCTTTGCCCCTTGAGGAACGAGCTGCGCTTAAATCAAGACAAGGGGTGCAAGTTCTTTGTGTAGAAAAAGTTGAAGTTAGAGACCCCGAGACCATGGAAAAGGTGCCAGCTGATGGAAAGAGCATTGGTGAAATTGTGTGCAGAGGAAACACTGTGATGAGTGGATATTTGAAAGATGCTAAAGCAACCGAAGAAGCTTTTAAAGGCGGATGGTTTCATAGTGGTGATCTTGCTGTAAAACATCCAGATGGGTACATAGAAATTAAGGATCGGTTGAAAGACATTATAATTTCTGGAGGTGAAAATATAAGCACACTTGAAGTGGAAAGAGTTTTGTATAGTCATCCAGCAGTCGTTGAAGCAGCCGTAGTTGCACGGCCAGATGATCGATGGGGACAAACACCTTGTGCATTCATAACACTAAAGGAAGGATTTGATGAAATTACTGAGGAACAGATAATCAACTTCTGTAGAGATCATTTGCCTCGTTACATGGCACCTCGAACAGTCCTTTTTGAAGATTTACCAAAAACATCAACTGGCAAGgtacaaaaatttatattgagGGAGAAAGCAAAAGCTTTGGGCAGTCTGTTTTCCACTGAAAAAAGAAGTGCTGCAAGTTGTTAA
- the LOC101247443 gene encoding isovalerate--CoA ligase AAE2-like, which translates to IPAIQELHFAVPVAGAVLCTLNTRHDSSTIAGLLRHSEAKILFVDHQLLQIAQGALALLSKDKTIKPPILVLIPQYENSSHPLLETSYIHEYENLLASGSNNFTIRWPKTEMDPISVNYTSGTTSSSKGVVYNDRGAYISIQLLYFFVCGIGPMPTYLWTVPMFHCNGWCMIWEIAALGGTNVCLRHVSAKNIFESISLNKVTHMGAVPSVLNMIANSPLNDRKPLKHKVEILSGGSSPPPHVLSKMEELGFRVTHGYGITEAYGAATYSLWKPEWDSLPLDERAVLKSRQGVQHLCIEKVDVRDPETMEKVPADGKTIGEIVLRGNTVMSGYLPHYMAPKTVLFEDLPKTSVGKVQKFILRDKAKALGSIH; encoded by the coding sequence ATACCAGCAATACAGGAGCTACATTTTGCAGTACCCGTGGCTGGAGCGGTTCTTTGTACATTAAATACACGCCATGATTCATCAACGATAGCTGGTTTGCTAAGGCATTCAGAAGCGAAGATCCTATTTGTTGATCATCAGTTGCTCCAAATTGCTCAAGGAGCACTCGCTCTTCTTTCAAAAGACAAAACAATTAAACCACCAATTCTTGTGCTAATCCCACAATATGAAAATTCCTCTCATCCTTTACTTGAGACATCTTACATCCACGAATATGAAAATCTCTTAGCAAGTGGGAGTAACAACTTTACAATAAGGTGGCCAAAAACTGAAATGGACCCTATAAGTGTTAACTATACTTCCGGCACAACGTCATCATCCAAAGGAGTTGTGTACAATGATAGAGGCGCATATATCTCAATACAATTGCTATATTTCTTCGTTTGTGGAATAGGTCCGATGCCTACATACCTTTGGACAGTTCCAATGTTTCACTGCAATGGATGGTGCATGATTTGGGAAATAGCTGCACTTGGTGGCACAAATGTTTGCCTTAGACATGTGTCcgcaaaaaatatatttgaaagtaTTTCTCTCAATAAGGTTACACATATGGGTGCAGTACCAAGTGTCTTAAATATGATAGCAAATTCTCCGTTAAATGATAGGAAGCCACTTAAACATAAGGTTGAAATACTTAGCGGTGGATCATCACCACCTCCACATGTCCTTTCCAAAATGGAGGAGCTTGGCTTTAGGGTAACTCATGGATATGGAATAACAGAGGCTTATGGTGCAGCTACATATTCCTTATGGAAGCCTGAGTGGGATTCTTTGCCCCTCGATGAACGAGCTGTGCTTAAATCAAGACAAGGGGTGCAACATCTTTGTATTGAAAAAGTTGATGTTAGAGACCCTGAGACCATGGAAAAGGTGCCAGCTGATGGAAAGACCATTGGTGAGATTGTGTTAAGAGGAAATACTGTGATGAGTGGATATTTGCCTCATTACATGGCACCTAAGACAGTTCTTTTTGAAGATTTACCCAAGACTTCAGTTGGCAAGGTCCAAAAATTCATCTTGAGGGACAAAGCAAAAGCTTTGGGAAGTATTCACTAA
- the LOC101246842 gene encoding acyltransferase Pun1-like has protein sequence MAASQLALISKKIIKPSSPTPLIHRIQKLSIFDQLNPCSYMSYGLFFPKQCHPTLPDDPTHISTILENSLSRALTSYYPLAGTIRDEGLHVECNDVGAKFLQVKIDCPMSQIFDQKSTKAEDLVLPRDLPWTPSKENLVIAQLNHFNCGGIAIGVCVSHKVVDGSSMANFTHHWSTMARNPSAPIPSFQFVGGSHFPPLSSPIAEAILKSKTRGNNSCISKKYLLSRSKINSLKAMIAAESGNKSSSINPSSVEAASAFVYKCIASNSTKPSIFTQSVNLRPIMKKWLPEEFQGNASFLFMAPEISDPADIKLHRLISELRKEKEMYWETKNLMSTLLEKVKLLQNQLERDHDDEVDVYKCTSLSKFIFGQMDYGWGSPTRVCLGSVPINKKIFLTDSQTEDGIEVVVSLKQQQMSALETKSNLLEFASPL, from the coding sequence ATGGCTGCATCACAACTTGCTTTGATTtccaaaaaaatcattaaaccATCATCTCCAACCCCGTTGATTCATAGAATTCAAAAGCTTTCCATATTTGATCAACTTAATCCATGTTCTTACATGTCATATGGCCTGTTCTTCCCAAAACAATGCCATCCTACTCTCCCAGATGATCCAACTCATATCTCTACAATTCTTGAGAATTCCCTCTCGAGAGCTCTTACTTCATACTATCCATTGGCTGGAACGATTAGAGACGAAGGTCTCCATGTCGAATGCAATGACGTGGGGGCCAAGTTTCTTCAAGTGAAAATAGATTGTCCAATGTCACAAATTTTTGATCAAAAAAGTACTAAGGCCGAAGATTTAGTATTGCCAAGAGACTTGCCTTGGACCCCATCCAAAGAAAATTTAGTCATAGCTCAACTTAATCACTTCAATTGCGGAGGAATAGCAATCGGTGTGTGTGTCTCACACAAAGTTGTTGATGGTTCAAGCATGGCTAATTTTACTCATCACTGGTCAACTATGGCACGTAATCCAAGTGCCCCGATACCATCTTTTCAATTCGTTGGAGGATCCCATTTTCCACCCTTAAGTAGCCCAATAGCTGAGGCAATACTTAAAAGTAAAACAAGAGGAAACAATAGTTGCATATCGAAAAAATACTTGTTGTCGCGGTCTAAAATAAATTCCCTCAAGGCTATGATTGCAGCTGAATCAGGAAACAAAAGTAGTAGTATTAATCCTTCTTCTGTTGAAGCTGCAAGTGCATTTGTATACAAGTGCATAGCTTCCAATTCAACTAAGCCATCCATATTCACTCAATCAGTGAATTTGCGACCAATTATGAAGAAATGGTTGCCTGAAGAGTTCCAAGGTAATGCTAGTTTCCTGTTTATGGCACCAGAGATTTCAGATCCTGCAGATATAAAATTGCATAGATTGATTAGTGAACtgagaaaggaaaaagaaatgtATTGGGAAACTAAAAATTTAATGTCAACACTGTTGGAGAAAGTTAAGTTGCTTCAGAATCAACTTGAAAGGGATCACGACGATGAAGTTGATGTGTACAAGTGTACAAGCTTAAGTAAATTCATTTTTGGGCAAATGGACTATGGATGGGGTAGTCCTACAAGAGTGTGTTTAGGAAGTGTACcaattaataagaaaatattcctGACGGACAGTCAAACTGAGGATGGAATTGAAGTAGTGGTGAGTTTGAAACAACAACAAATGTCTGCATTGGAAACTAAATCAAACTTACTAGAATTTGCTTCTCCTCTTTGA